One part of the Mesomycoplasma conjunctivae genome encodes these proteins:
- a CDS encoding phage/plasmid primase, P4 family: MSQDLNLSKFVDLYGESAEFIPLNADKSPRIKKWSGTGSTRYKLKEIFSEQNIGMIVPPNYCVIDIDNKDNPETSTKLINLITRLKLKTSILETTRGHHFFFHCSIAKPYTDTLLALGIKADIKTGFKNAYTMIKQNGKWRKWIQLLEPQKLDYLPRFLTPIGGRIAEKIAELDTPTNLVEGSRRNNFFARVFPLYRLGYSKQEIIDIITYLNIFFVSKPISGHEIKKIFDGFDNIFINQNLTPDYDKDNQGDNQELFANLEATTRQEGLPSPFEFFQGSKFKHNLLADYLIEKYHIKIFNELIYFYNGYIYVCDEVKLNGKMLEIVPDLTMRQIQEVTKNILNKPTITYAELEFNIVALKNNLVNINTREIMPFDPKYFIINQLPIDYDDKADDSQIQRFLKQICSNDIQLVQILMEFLGYCLTGDLRYQKALLLFGPSAANGKSTFLSLVIALFGKTNTSNIALENVGKRFQTANLLNKMINIGGDISVDHIKEPATLKNLITGDIITAEFKGRDVFSFENKAKMIFATNKLPSSGERSNGFFRRFIILPFLTQFKGDNVDINILDKLRTPANLSALFNLALQGYSRLKTNGEFTHSQKASLLLELYAKKNNPVILWLEENAKQHGEKGRIYLKKGTIIRQSSPYDTYLNYQSFCEKYGYKPLSVINFSEEIITYYADEGIQSDGQFWRWVDHEQTTNQTNNNTNQTSSQQYLSGSPHNNRQEKEDDKQESEDDFDFLSDIFD; encoded by the coding sequence ATGTCACAAGATCTTAACTTGTCAAAGTTTGTTGATTTATATGGTGAGAGTGCCGAATTTATCCCTTTAAATGCTGATAAGAGTCCTAGAATTAAAAAGTGAAGTGGCACTGGTAGCACTAGGTACAAACTAAAAGAAATTTTTAGCGAGCAAAATATCGGGATGATTGTGCCTCCTAATTATTGTGTTATTGATATCGATAACAAAGACAATCCAGAGACAAGTACAAAATTAATTAATCTTATTACTCGCTTAAAACTCAAAACAAGTATTCTTGAGACTACTAGAGGTCACCACTTTTTCTTTCATTGCTCAATTGCTAAACCTTATACAGATACCCTACTAGCTTTAGGAATAAAAGCTGACATAAAAACCGGCTTTAAAAATGCCTATACAATGATTAAACAAAATGGTAAATGAAGAAAGTGGATTCAACTATTAGAGCCGCAAAAATTAGATTATTTACCTAGATTTTTAACACCTATAGGTGGAAGAATAGCCGAAAAGATTGCTGAACTTGATACGCCAACAAATTTAGTTGAGGGTTCCCGTCGTAATAATTTTTTTGCAAGAGTATTTCCACTTTATCGTCTAGGTTATAGCAAGCAGGAAATTATTGATATTATCACATATTTAAATATCTTTTTTGTATCAAAACCAATATCAGGTCACGAGATTAAAAAAATCTTTGATGGCTTTGATAATATTTTTATTAATCAAAATTTAACACCTGATTATGACAAAGATAATCAAGGTGATAACCAAGAACTTTTTGCCAACCTTGAAGCAACTACAAGACAAGAAGGTTTGCCTTCACCTTTTGAATTTTTCCAAGGTAGCAAATTCAAGCATAACCTATTAGCAGACTATTTAATTGAAAAGTACCATATTAAAATATTTAATGAATTAATTTACTTTTACAATGGCTACATTTATGTCTGTGATGAAGTCAAACTTAATGGGAAAATGCTTGAGATAGTCCCGGATTTGACAATGCGACAAATTCAAGAGGTTACCAAAAATATTTTAAATAAGCCAACTATTACTTATGCAGAATTAGAATTTAATATTGTAGCACTAAAGAATAATTTAGTCAACATTAATACTCGTGAAATAATGCCTTTTGACCCTAAATACTTTATTATCAACCAACTTCCAATTGACTATGATGACAAAGCAGATGATAGCCAAATCCAACGATTTTTAAAGCAAATATGTAGCAATGACATACAACTTGTACAAATCCTAATGGAATTTTTAGGATATTGTTTAACTGGCGACTTAAGATATCAAAAAGCCTTATTGCTTTTTGGTCCAAGTGCTGCAAATGGAAAATCTACTTTCCTTTCACTAGTTATCGCACTTTTTGGTAAAACTAATACTTCTAACATTGCCCTTGAAAATGTTGGCAAACGATTTCAAACCGCTAACCTTCTTAATAAAATGATTAACATTGGTGGTGACATTAGTGTTGATCATATCAAAGAACCTGCTACTCTTAAAAACCTAATTACTGGTGATATTATTACTGCAGAGTTTAAAGGGCGAGATGTTTTCTCTTTTGAAAACAAGGCAAAAATGATTTTTGCAACCAATAAACTTCCAAGTAGTGGTGAGCGTTCAAATGGATTTTTTAGAAGGTTTATAATTTTACCCTTTTTAACCCAATTTAAAGGTGATAATGTCGATATTAATATCTTAGACAAATTAAGAACCCCTGCTAATTTATCAGCACTTTTTAACCTTGCACTTCAAGGTTATTCTAGATTAAAAACTAATGGTGAATTTACTCATAGTCAAAAAGCATCACTACTTTTAGAACTCTATGCCAAGAAAAACAACCCTGTTATTTTGTGACTTGAGGAAAATGCAAAACAACATGGAGAAAAAGGAAGAATTTACCTCAAAAAAGGAACTATTATTCGCCAATCATCACCTTATGATACATATTTAAATTACCAAAGCTTTTGTGAAAAATATGGTTATAAACCTTTATCAGTCATCAACTTTAGTGAAGAAATTATTACTTATTATGCCGATGAAGGCATCCAAAGTGATGGCCAATTTTGAAGATGAGTGGATCATGAACAAACTACTAATCAGACCAATAACAACACTAATCAAACAAGTAGTCAACAATACTTGAGTGGTTCACCACACAATAATAGACAAGAAAAAGAAGATGATAAGCAAGAGTCAGAAGATGACTTTGACTTCTTGTCTGATATTTTCGATTAA
- a CDS encoding DEAD/DEAH box helicase family protein, which translates to MIKPFLFYEFRRDALYIARSKNRFMLGVDKSLGKNKIVAEWAAYAFNKAIANIVIVVDAKQVDNWAYEIKNKFIKNRILAIKENKPLFAELINNTVFHIFIMSYTTFYALHSNIRIPFHLVIAEAKILKEHDSKISQAFLSISGLIQEMLLLSSSNFACQYEQLYIPIKLLKLLPDTINYLDFKKAINVEQDHQNINHFLKLIELQAYFITSTEIAQLPKVKEYKYMVEAPQEYFAKEKITFNNSKLEMQDLTNLRKLASGILIGENRKATIVSNYKINYIKKLIQPKTNYCIFYNFNEELEMIKESLSKFKIFEINKTKVELQEALKYEDNFIIAIQYKWGARGFKGLENKVFNQIYFSPSLNKEDFWQSYIRIYRPGQKQEVNFYYIAGKNSIELAIYHHLFQAKNFSLETFKTYIKKGNNE; encoded by the coding sequence ATGATAAAACCGTTTTTATTCTATGAATTTAGAAGAGATGCACTATATATAGCACGCTCTAAAAACCGGTTTATGTTAGGTGTCGATAAAAGTTTAGGAAAAAATAAAATTGTTGCAGAGTGAGCAGCTTATGCTTTTAATAAAGCTATTGCCAACATTGTAATTGTAGTTGATGCTAAACAAGTAGACAATTGAGCTTATGAAATTAAAAATAAGTTCATTAAAAACCGCATTCTTGCCATCAAGGAAAACAAACCACTCTTTGCTGAACTTATTAACAATACTGTTTTCCATATTTTTATAATGTCATATACCACATTTTATGCGCTTCACTCAAATATTAGAATACCTTTTCACCTTGTGATTGCAGAGGCTAAAATCTTAAAAGAACATGATAGCAAAATAAGTCAAGCTTTTTTATCAATTAGTGGGCTAATTCAAGAGATGTTGTTATTATCTAGTAGTAATTTTGCTTGTCAATATGAGCAACTTTATATTCCCATTAAGTTATTAAAACTTTTGCCAGATACAATAAATTATTTAGACTTTAAAAAGGCAATTAATGTTGAGCAAGATCACCAAAATATTAATCATTTTTTAAAATTAATTGAACTCCAAGCTTATTTTATTACTTCAACAGAAATAGCACAATTACCAAAAGTTAAAGAGTATAAATACATGGTAGAGGCACCGCAGGAATATTTTGCAAAAGAAAAAATTACCTTTAATAATTCCAAGCTTGAAATGCAAGATTTGACAAACTTGCGAAAATTAGCTTCCGGGATTCTGATAGGTGAAAACAGGAAAGCAACAATTGTAAGTAATTATAAAATTAATTACATTAAAAAACTAATTCAACCCAAGACCAATTACTGTATTTTTTACAATTTTAATGAAGAGTTAGAGATGATAAAAGAATCATTATCGAAATTTAAAATTTTTGAAATTAATAAAACTAAAGTTGAATTACAAGAAGCTCTTAAGTATGAAGACAATTTTATTATTGCCATCCAGTATAAATGGGGTGCCCGTGGCTTTAAAGGTTTAGAGAATAAAGTTTTTAATCAAATATACTTTTCCCCTTCCCTTAATAAAGAGGATTTTTGGCAATCATACATAAGAATCTACCGACCAGGACAAAAGCAAGAAGTCAATTTTTATTATATTGCTGGTAAAAATTCAATTGAGTTAGCAATATATCACCACCTTTTTCAAGCCAAAAATTTCTCTTTAGAAACATTTAAAACATATATTAAGAAAGGAAACAATGAGTAA
- a CDS encoding HNH endonuclease signature motif containing protein: MDKLYTTKYWKLLRNEIISEHPFCSKCQNTFNLQVDHIIEHKGDEQLFYDRNNLQVLCIKCHSSKTSAFKYLSKYKRTNTLIEILLDKDGFLINSEFFATSAHTYFSWYPWDQYTFKIAADSPLTLNNIWSIIEMLTNFFKMKKFLSLNFVYNFDGSFISEYFASRFK, from the coding sequence ATGGACAAACTATACACTACTAAATACTGAAAATTATTAAGAAATGAAATCATTTCAGAACATCCTTTTTGTTCTAAATGTCAAAATACCTTTAATTTACAGGTTGACCACATTATAGAACATAAAGGTGATGAACAACTTTTTTATGATCGTAATAATTTACAAGTATTATGTATTAAATGCCACAGCTCAAAAACATCAGCTTTTAAATACTTATCAAAATATAAAAGAACAAATACCTTAATTGAAATTCTGTTAGACAAAGATGGGTTTTTAATTAATTCAGAATTTTTTGCTACTAGTGCCCACACTTATTTTAGCTGATATCCTTGAGATCAATATACTTTTAAAATAGCTGCGGATAGCCCGTTAACCTTAAATAACATATGATCCATTATTGAAATGCTAACTAACTTTTTCAAAATGAAAAAATTTTTAAGTTTAAATTTTGTGTACAACTTTGATGGTTCTTTTATCTCCGAATATTTTGCCTCTAGATTTAAATAG
- a CDS encoding LLM class flavin-dependent oxidoreductase, whose protein sequence is MYVFLFSNNLLSKNLDYTSTINYSYEYAKLAEKLNYHSIWLTQHHSLLSLLISQPAMKTLHILAKTSKLKVGIAGNFHVGFLEIVKEIRHISSNRFNIIGQQDKKIATNYSIKQKTIVSKLLFFLIFLRLIFLV, encoded by the coding sequence ATGTACGTTTTTTTATTTAGTAATAATTTACTAAGCAAAAATTTGGACTATACTTCAACTATTAATTACAGTTATGAGTATGCTAAATTAGCTGAAAAGTTAAATTATCACTCAATTTGATTAACACAACACCATAGTTTACTCTCACTTTTAATTAGTCAACCTGCAATGAAAACTTTGCATATTTTAGCTAAGACATCAAAATTAAAAGTGGGAATTGCCGGAAATTTTCATGTTGGTTTCCTTGAAATTGTCAAAGAAATTAGACATATTAGCTCAAACAGGTTTAATATAATTGGCCAACAAGATAAAAAAATTGCAACAAATTATTCTATTAAACAAAAAACAATAGTTAGCAAATTATTGTTTTTTCTCATTTTTTTGAGGCTGATTTTTTTGGTGTAA